CAATTGAAAATGCAGTACTTGAAAGAAAAAATGTATTGATCTCAGTACAACGTGATAGTACTAAAGTAGTTTTGCAAGACTCTGAAAAGCACAATGATGATTTAAAACGCGATTTAGAAAATACAGTCGAAAAATTTTCAAAATTAGTAGTTTCGGGTACTACGATAGTGACTTATAAGTTGCGAAATTCTGGTGAAGTTACAATAACTGATAAAGCAAGTAAAGTAGAAGGTATTAATATTAGTTTTGTAATAGATAAGAATGAAATCGCTAAACCTATTGCTAAAATTTATTATATTCAAGTGATGAATAGCGAAAACACGGTCATAGGAGATAATAATATGGAAACGCATCAATATAAATCATTACAATATAGTTTGGCTTCTAATGTGAGTTATGAAAAGAAAATGATGAGAGTTACGGAAAATTTAACAGGTAAGAATTTTGCAAAGGGTACTTATTTTGTTAATATTTTTGATGGAGAAGAGTTAGTTGATGAGTCTAGTTTTACATTGAAATAATGTAATAAAGCAATTTTTAGTAAAAAGCAATATAAAAGAATAAATACAAAAAAAGACCAAGATTATCTTGGTCTTTTTTTGTTATAAAAATTAATAATCTCCTCTTTTTTTAAAGCGGGGATCATCTCTTTTAATGAATTCAGTTTTGCGTCTGGGAACTTCTTGTTTTGGTAAACTAGCTTCTTCTGTTTTACTAGAAGGCTCTATCAATTGATTTAATTCTTTAATCTCGGCATCGGTCAAATCTCGATATCGACCTACAGGTACATCTAAAGAAATATTGATTATCCGGATGCGTTTCAAGGCAGTAACTTCGTAGCCTAAATATTCACACATTCTACGAATTTGGCGATTAAGACCTTGAGTCAAAATGATTTTGAAAATATTTTTACTGATTTGCTCTACTTTGCATTTACGAGTAACAGTATCCAAAATAGGTACTCCATTTCCCATTCGTTCTATAAAACGATCAGTAATGGGTCTATTTACGGTAACGGTATATTCTTTTTCGTGATTGTTTCGGGCGCGTAATATTTTATTTACAATATCACCGTCATTAGTCATGAAAATTAATCCCTCACTAGCTTTGTCCAAACGTCCAATTGGGAAAATACGTTTTGGATAATTGATATAATCTA
The Flavobacterium sp. 5 DNA segment above includes these coding regions:
- the rluF gene encoding 23S rRNA pseudouridine(2604) synthase RluF, translating into MEENLKRLNKFIGETGYCSRREADKIIEEGRVTINGVVPELGTKVSPDDEVRIDGKLIREKNEKPVYLAFYKPVGIECTTNLDVHDNIVDYINYPKRIFPIGRLDKASEGLIFMTNDGDIVNKILRARNNHEKEYTVTVNRPITDRFIERMGNGVPILDTVTRKCKVEQISKNIFKIILTQGLNRQIRRMCEYLGYEVTALKRIRIINISLDVPVGRYRDLTDAEIKELNQLIEPSSKTEEASLPKQEVPRRKTEFIKRDDPRFKKRGDY